A part of Streptomyces sp. NBC_01210 genomic DNA contains:
- the pgm gene encoding phosphoglucomutase (alpha-D-glucose-1,6-bisphosphate-dependent), which yields MLNERAGQPARPEDLVDVARLVTAYYALHPDPADPSQRVAFGTSGHRGSSLATAFNEDHIAATSQAIVEYRARQGTDGPLFLGADSHALSEPALVTAIEVFAANGVTVLIDTEDGYTPTPAVSHAILTHNRGRASGPADGVVVTPSHNPPADGGFKYNPPSGGPAGSEATGWIQERANQIIEGDLKDVRRLPYARALAASTTGRYDFLGSYVRDLPSVLDLDAVRAAGVRIGADPLGGASVAYWGRIAEEHRLDLTVLNPHTDPTWRFMTLDWDGKIRMDCSSPYAMASLIEGRDRFQITTGNDADADRHGIVTPDGGLMNPNHYLAIAINYLFSHREQWPAGAGVGKTLVSSGMIDRVAADLGRELVEVPVGFKWFVDGLAEGTLGFGGEESAGASFLRRDGSVWTTDKDGILLALLASEILAVTGQTPSEHYASLTARFGEPAYARVDAPATREEKAVLSRLSADQVTADSLAGEPITSVLTHAPGNGAPIGGLKVTTDNAWFAARPSGTEDVYKVYAESFLGPEHLTRVQEEARSLVSAALGG from the coding sequence ATGCTGAACGAACGCGCGGGACAGCCGGCGCGGCCTGAGGATCTCGTCGATGTCGCCCGGCTGGTGACCGCCTATTACGCATTGCACCCCGATCCCGCCGACCCCTCCCAGCGCGTCGCCTTCGGCACGTCGGGGCACCGCGGGTCTTCCCTCGCCACTGCTTTCAACGAGGATCACATCGCCGCGACGAGCCAGGCGATCGTCGAGTACCGGGCCCGTCAGGGCACCGACGGACCTCTGTTCCTCGGCGCGGACAGCCATGCGCTGTCGGAACCGGCCCTCGTGACCGCCATCGAGGTCTTCGCGGCCAATGGAGTGACCGTACTGATCGATACCGAAGACGGTTACACCCCCACTCCGGCGGTGTCGCACGCGATCCTCACCCACAACCGCGGGCGTGCCTCCGGGCCGGCCGACGGTGTGGTCGTCACCCCCTCGCACAACCCGCCGGCGGACGGCGGGTTCAAATACAACCCGCCGAGCGGAGGTCCGGCCGGCTCCGAGGCAACCGGTTGGATCCAGGAGCGCGCCAACCAGATCATTGAGGGAGATCTGAAGGATGTGCGCAGGCTGCCCTACGCCCGCGCGCTGGCCGCGTCGACCACCGGGCGGTACGACTTTCTCGGCTCCTACGTGCGGGACCTGCCGTCGGTACTCGATCTGGACGCCGTGCGCGCCGCGGGCGTGCGGATCGGTGCCGACCCCCTGGGAGGCGCGTCGGTCGCGTACTGGGGCCGCATCGCCGAGGAGCACCGTCTCGACCTGACGGTGCTCAACCCGCACACCGATCCGACGTGGCGGTTCATGACCCTCGACTGGGACGGCAAGATCCGGATGGACTGCTCCTCCCCGTACGCGATGGCGTCACTGATCGAGGGCCGCGACCGCTTCCAGATCACCACCGGCAACGACGCGGACGCCGATCGGCACGGCATCGTCACGCCGGACGGCGGACTCATGAATCCCAATCACTACCTCGCCATCGCGATCAACTATCTCTTCAGCCACCGCGAGCAGTGGCCGGCCGGTGCCGGCGTCGGCAAGACGCTGGTGTCGTCCGGCATGATCGACCGGGTGGCCGCCGACCTCGGCCGCGAGCTGGTCGAAGTACCCGTGGGGTTCAAGTGGTTCGTGGACGGGCTGGCCGAGGGCACCCTGGGCTTCGGCGGTGAGGAGTCCGCCGGTGCCTCCTTCCTGCGCCGCGACGGCTCGGTATGGACCACCGACAAGGACGGCATCCTTCTGGCGCTGCTCGCGTCCGAGATTCTGGCGGTGACGGGGCAGACACCGAGCGAGCACTACGCGTCGCTCACGGCCCGGTTCGGCGAGCCTGCCTACGCCCGCGTCGATGCCCCCGCAACCCGGGAGGAGAAGGCTGTGCTGAGCCGCCTCTCCGCCGACCAGGTGACAGCCGACTCCCTGGCCGGGGAGCCGATCACCTCGGTGCTCACGCACGCTCCGGGGAATGGGGCTCCCATCGGAGGTCTCAAAGTCACGACGGACAACGCCTGGTTCGCCGCACGCCCTTCGGGCACGGAGGACGTCTACAAGGTGTACGCCGAGTCCTTCCTCGGACCCGAACACCTGACCCGTGTGCAGGAGGAGGCACGTTCCCTCGTCTCTGCGGCCTTGGGCGGTTGA
- the paaN gene encoding phenylacetic acid degradation protein PaaN: protein MRTGSFNAGSLLEQAVQAAVSGASFAPFTEGPAGAVDRRRGAAHSAGAVFRSMLGKDFSLGQPGARERVGTESSPYGFSLGVRYLRSEPSELVEAAVRATAGWRAAGPRRRAGLAVEMLCRLHDRSHEIAHALHHTTGQAYTTAHRSGGPHAQDRGLEAVAHALTESVRRPAALSWEHPGKLGGPVQMDGTCTVVPRGVSLLIGCPDFPTWNGYPGLFASLVTGNPVIVKPHPRAVLPLALTVQVARDVLAKAGHDPNVVTLMAEKPGEKLASRLATDPAIRLIDFTGSARFGDWLRRNARQAGVYATPVGANTVLVDSTDDYRRMLRELALSLSLCSGQSCTAPQNILVPSGGITTDEGHKPIGRFSVDLSRAVKRLLADPRRAAGILGAIGSDRIRSSLAHAAECGVVVHASLPVAHPDHPAADIRTPLIVRLEAHDDQVYSREWAGPVSFVIATRSTSQSLDIFRRTARGHGGQYASVHSTDPLVLGAAEAASLDAGVHLSENLAGNVFMDQSAVYGDFCEAGAPAGAHTSLADPSFVTGRFRVVQSRRPAAPVLGVSSVGA, encoded by the coding sequence ATGCGTACCGGCTCCTTCAACGCGGGCAGCCTGCTGGAGCAGGCGGTGCAGGCTGCCGTGAGCGGTGCGAGTTTCGCTCCGTTCACCGAGGGGCCGGCCGGTGCTGTCGACCGTCGCAGAGGGGCGGCGCACAGTGCGGGAGCGGTGTTCCGGTCGATGCTCGGGAAGGACTTCAGCCTGGGGCAGCCCGGTGCCCGTGAACGGGTGGGGACCGAGTCGTCTCCGTACGGCTTCAGCCTGGGCGTGCGCTATCTCCGTTCCGAACCCAGTGAGTTGGTGGAGGCGGCGGTGCGGGCGACGGCTGGCTGGCGTGCCGCGGGACCGCGGCGCCGGGCCGGGCTCGCGGTGGAGATGCTCTGCCGACTCCATGACCGTAGCCATGAGATCGCGCACGCGCTGCATCACACCACTGGGCAGGCATACACCACGGCCCACCGGTCGGGCGGTCCGCACGCGCAGGACCGGGGACTCGAGGCGGTGGCACATGCGCTGACCGAGTCAGTGCGCAGACCCGCCGCCCTGTCCTGGGAGCATCCCGGCAAGTTGGGCGGCCCCGTGCAGATGGACGGCACGTGCACTGTCGTCCCGCGCGGCGTCTCGTTGCTCATCGGCTGCCCGGACTTCCCCACCTGGAACGGCTATCCGGGCCTCTTCGCAAGCCTGGTGACCGGGAATCCGGTGATCGTCAAGCCCCACCCGCGCGCGGTCCTGCCGCTCGCGCTGACCGTACAGGTCGCCAGGGACGTACTGGCGAAGGCGGGGCACGATCCCAACGTGGTGACACTGATGGCGGAAAAGCCCGGTGAGAAACTTGCGTCCCGGCTCGCGACCGACCCCGCGATCCGACTGATCGACTTCACCGGCTCGGCCCGGTTCGGCGACTGGCTGCGGCGCAACGCCCGTCAAGCCGGCGTATACGCCACACCGGTCGGGGCCAACACGGTGCTGGTGGACTCCACCGACGACTACCGCAGAATGCTGCGCGAGCTCGCGCTGTCCCTGTCGCTGTGCAGCGGCCAGAGCTGCACCGCGCCGCAGAACATCCTGGTGCCTTCCGGCGGGATCACCACCGACGAAGGCCACAAGCCCATAGGGCGGTTCAGCGTCGATCTGAGCCGCGCCGTGAAACGGCTCCTGGCGGATCCGAGGCGTGCGGCAGGGATTCTCGGGGCAATCGGCAGCGACCGTATCCGCAGCTCCCTCGCGCATGCGGCCGAATGCGGGGTGGTGGTGCACGCATCCCTGCCGGTCGCACACCCCGACCATCCGGCGGCGGACATCCGTACCCCGCTGATCGTCCGGCTGGAGGCACACGACGATCAGGTGTACTCACGCGAATGGGCCGGGCCCGTCTCCTTCGTGATCGCCACCAGATCGACCTCGCAGAGCCTGGACATCTTCCGCCGCACCGCGCGCGGACACGGCGGCCAGTACGCCTCGGTCCACTCGACGGACCCGCTGGTCCTGGGGGCCGCCGAGGCGGCATCGCTCGACGCCGGAGTACATCTGTCGGAGAACCTCGCCGGTAATGTCTTCATGGACCAGTCGGCGGTGTACGGCGACTTCTGCGAGGCGGGCGCGCCCGCGGGTGCTCACACCTCCCTCGCGGACCCCTCCTTCGTCACCGGCCGGTTCCGTGTCGTGCAGTCCCGCCGCCCCGCGGCCCCGGTACTGGGCGTGAGCTCTGTCGGGGCGTAA
- a CDS encoding APC family permease, whose translation MRSGIGGGLRADALSTYDMVVMAVAGCGPAYTVAGTIPALIAAVGVASPAALLYCAIPVIGIALAYRQLGRVDPNAGAAYSWVARSLHPFLGFLCGWSLVVACTVFMASSTVPAGNATLSLVAPSLVGDPVLAAVVGSGWFLLMAGVVAYGARIGARALAVITAVQLFLLIGFAVAALLSDGSGTEFSPSWFGFSHFEGQESFVTGALIATFAYWGWDVTSNLGEETRRGSRGSGFGGVIGVVLAFLLFALIAVAVNVLMTPTAVSSAPEGILIALGQQVWPGVGGTLLVLALLLSTVAMLETALIQASRTLFAMGRDRTLLPVLGRIHAKRHTPWVATATIAVAASTLAIVEAARLEPGESLLSDAVSGVGLQVTFYYSLAGLSAVVVHRKLLRTSASNFLLMGLWPLAGALFMLWIMIESVASLSTSALIIGFGTLALGLAPMLTAWLRQRPYFEPGRLDADRARAMDDSFGGADSDETHAVNLTRNQDELLTDF comes from the coding sequence ATGAGATCCGGCATCGGTGGCGGTCTGCGGGCGGATGCCCTCAGCACGTACGACATGGTGGTCATGGCCGTCGCGGGCTGTGGTCCGGCATACACGGTCGCCGGAACGATTCCCGCGCTGATCGCCGCCGTCGGTGTGGCAAGCCCCGCCGCTCTGCTCTACTGCGCGATACCGGTGATCGGCATCGCCCTGGCCTACCGGCAACTCGGCCGCGTGGACCCCAACGCGGGGGCCGCATACAGCTGGGTCGCCCGGTCGTTGCACCCCTTCCTCGGGTTCCTGTGCGGCTGGTCGCTCGTGGTCGCCTGCACCGTCTTCATGGCGTCCAGCACCGTGCCCGCCGGCAATGCGACGCTCTCACTCGTCGCGCCGAGCCTGGTCGGTGACCCAGTGCTGGCCGCGGTCGTCGGCTCCGGCTGGTTCCTCCTGATGGCAGGGGTGGTGGCGTACGGAGCCCGGATCGGAGCCCGCGCGCTGGCCGTCATCACCGCCGTACAGCTGTTCCTGCTGATCGGCTTCGCGGTGGCTGCGCTGCTGTCCGACGGGAGCGGGACGGAGTTCTCCCCCTCCTGGTTCGGCTTCAGTCACTTCGAGGGACAGGAATCCTTCGTGACGGGCGCGCTGATCGCCACCTTCGCGTACTGGGGGTGGGACGTGACCAGCAATCTGGGTGAGGAGACCCGGCGCGGCTCGCGTGGTTCGGGGTTCGGCGGGGTCATCGGTGTGGTCCTGGCGTTCCTGCTGTTCGCGCTGATAGCCGTCGCGGTCAATGTCCTCATGACGCCGACCGCCGTGTCGAGCGCCCCGGAAGGCATTCTGATCGCGCTCGGTCAGCAGGTCTGGCCGGGTGTGGGCGGCACGCTGCTGGTGCTCGCGCTGCTGCTGTCGACGGTCGCCATGCTGGAGACCGCCCTCATCCAGGCCAGCCGCACCCTGTTCGCCATGGGCCGGGACAGGACGCTTCTCCCCGTCCTGGGCCGTATCCACGCCAAGCGGCATACGCCGTGGGTGGCCACCGCCACCATTGCAGTGGCCGCAAGCACGCTCGCCATCGTCGAGGCCGCCCGACTGGAGCCCGGCGAGTCGCTGCTCTCGGACGCGGTCAGTGGCGTGGGTCTGCAGGTCACCTTCTACTACAGCCTCGCCGGACTGAGCGCCGTCGTCGTCCACCGCAAACTGCTGCGCACCTCCGCGTCCAACTTCCTCCTCATGGGACTCTGGCCGCTGGCCGGCGCGTTGTTCATGCTGTGGATCATGATCGAGTCCGTTGCCTCCCTGAGCACGTCGGCGCTGATCATCGGGTTCGGCACGCTCGCCCTGGGACTCGCGCCGATGCTCACCGCATGGCTCCGGCAGCGGCCGTACTTCGAGCCCGGGCGCCTCGACGCCGACCGGGCGCGCGCCATGGACGATTCCTTCGGCGGCGCTGACTCCGACGAGACGCACGCCGTCAACCTGACCAGGAACCAGGACGAGCTCCTCACCGACTTCTGA
- a CDS encoding class I SAM-dependent methyltransferase, whose amino-acid sequence MSAPRHDDAPSPRRYGETVFRPEQSGEAERIDLGGLTYDATTLARLRELGAGPGWHCLDVGAGTGTVARQLLRRAGVASVLAVDRDVRFLTASPTDGLRVLEADISAPDFDPGRFRLVHARFVLMHLPSYRRMITKLCELVAPGGVLVLGDAVDLTTAGAPSTPYAEVMRAMWEGLRNTIGTDVTWVPQYPRLLRDAGLTSVAAEIHVPPLLPGSPISRFWAQTWDRARTSIVDTGLVDEATIDAAVRSLDSSECAALSPGLITAWGWKPEEALP is encoded by the coding sequence GTGTCTGCGCCCCGCCATGACGATGCTCCGTCCCCAAGGCGGTACGGAGAAACGGTATTCAGGCCCGAGCAGAGCGGCGAGGCCGAGCGTATCGACCTTGGCGGGCTCACCTATGACGCCACCACCCTGGCCCGGCTGAGAGAGCTGGGAGCCGGCCCGGGCTGGCACTGCCTGGACGTGGGGGCGGGCACCGGCACCGTCGCAAGGCAGCTGCTGCGCCGGGCCGGGGTCGCCTCCGTGCTCGCGGTCGACCGCGACGTACGTTTCCTCACGGCGTCGCCCACTGACGGGCTCCGGGTACTGGAGGCAGACATCAGCGCGCCGGACTTCGACCCGGGCCGGTTCCGCCTGGTCCACGCGCGGTTCGTCCTCATGCATCTGCCCTCCTACCGGCGCATGATCACCAAGCTCTGCGAGCTGGTGGCCCCGGGTGGTGTGCTGGTTCTCGGCGACGCCGTCGACCTGACGACGGCAGGCGCCCCCAGCACCCCGTACGCCGAGGTCATGCGAGCGATGTGGGAAGGCCTGCGAAACACCATCGGCACCGACGTCACCTGGGTGCCGCAGTACCCACGACTGCTGCGCGACGCGGGTCTCACCTCCGTCGCGGCCGAGATCCATGTACCTCCCCTGCTGCCCGGCAGCCCCATCAGCCGCTTCTGGGCGCAGACTTGGGACCGGGCCAGGACAAGCATCGTGGACACCGGGCTGGTCGACGAAGCGACGATCGACGCGGCCGTCCGCTCGCTCGACTCGTCCGAATGCGCCGCACTCTCACCCGGACTGATCACCGCTTGGGGATGGAAGCCCGAGGAGGCTCTTCCATGA
- a CDS encoding nuclear transport factor 2 family protein, with the protein MTTDSVRSQLERVWELHTSSEFATLDVDATMETMTDAPAVLHVPTAMGARGRGPVRDFYRRWFIGRNPRDFTIATLTRTVGDDRIADEMLVSFTHDIEVPWILPGVAPTGRAISIAVIAVVSFDGILIASEHIYWDQASVLGQAGLIEPSTMARLPVAIDQRATLTDGPLNELASTGRRSLSG; encoded by the coding sequence ATGACGACCGACTCCGTCCGCTCGCAGCTGGAGCGCGTGTGGGAGCTCCACACCAGCAGCGAGTTCGCCACCCTCGACGTCGACGCGACGATGGAGACCATGACGGACGCACCAGCGGTGCTCCATGTGCCCACTGCCATGGGCGCTCGCGGCAGGGGGCCCGTGCGTGACTTCTACCGACGCTGGTTCATCGGCCGCAATCCACGGGACTTCACGATTGCGACCCTGACCCGGACCGTCGGCGACGACCGCATTGCCGACGAGATGCTGGTCTCGTTCACCCATGACATTGAAGTCCCCTGGATCCTCCCCGGTGTGGCCCCGACGGGGAGGGCTATAAGCATCGCGGTCATCGCGGTCGTGTCGTTCGACGGCATCCTGATCGCGAGCGAGCACATCTACTGGGACCAGGCATCGGTCCTGGGGCAGGCAGGTCTCATCGAGCCCTCCACCATGGCGCGGTTGCCGGTGGCGATCGACCAGCGCGCCACGCTGACCGACGGCCCTCTCAACGAGCTGGCGAGCACCGGCCGGCGTTCCCTGTCGGGGTGA
- a CDS encoding S-(hydroxymethyl)mycothiol dehydrogenase, with amino-acid sequence MTHQVRAVVARGKGAPVSLETIIVPDPGPGEVLVKVEACGVCHTDLHYREGGINDDFPFLLGHEAAGRVEAVGEGVTEVEPGDFVILNWRAVCGQCRACLRGRPWYCFNTHNAKQKMTLADGTELSPALGIGAFAEKTLVAAGQCTKVDERASAAVAGLLGCGVMAGIGAAINTGAVGRGDSVAVIGCGGVGDAAIAGARLAGAAKIIAVDIDERKLATAKKIGATHTVNSKETDPVEAVRELTGGFGADVVIEAVGRPETYEQAFYARDLAGTVVLVGVPTPQMKLELPLLDVFGRGGALKSSWYGDCLPSRDFPMLIDLHLQGRLDLEAFVTETIALDDVEKAFERMHHGDVLRSVVVL; translated from the coding sequence ATGACTCACCAGGTCCGTGCTGTTGTCGCGCGGGGGAAGGGCGCCCCCGTCAGCCTGGAAACGATCATCGTGCCTGACCCCGGCCCGGGTGAGGTGCTGGTGAAAGTCGAGGCCTGCGGGGTCTGTCACACCGATCTGCACTACCGCGAGGGCGGCATCAACGACGACTTCCCCTTCCTGCTCGGCCATGAGGCGGCGGGCCGGGTCGAGGCGGTCGGCGAGGGCGTCACCGAGGTCGAACCCGGCGACTTCGTCATCCTGAACTGGCGTGCGGTCTGCGGACAGTGCCGGGCCTGTCTGCGGGGGCGGCCCTGGTACTGCTTCAACACCCACAACGCCAAGCAGAAGATGACCCTCGCCGACGGTACCGAGCTGTCCCCGGCCCTGGGCATCGGCGCCTTCGCCGAGAAGACGCTGGTGGCGGCCGGGCAGTGCACAAAGGTCGACGAGAGGGCGTCGGCCGCGGTCGCCGGGCTCCTCGGCTGCGGTGTGATGGCGGGCATCGGCGCCGCGATCAACACCGGCGCCGTCGGACGCGGCGATTCCGTCGCCGTCATCGGCTGCGGCGGCGTGGGCGACGCGGCGATCGCCGGGGCCCGGCTCGCGGGCGCGGCCAAGATCATCGCGGTGGACATCGACGAGCGGAAACTGGCCACCGCGAAGAAGATCGGCGCCACACACACCGTCAACTCCAAGGAGACCGATCCGGTGGAGGCGGTCCGCGAACTGACCGGCGGCTTCGGCGCGGACGTCGTCATCGAGGCCGTCGGCCGTCCGGAGACGTACGAACAGGCCTTCTACGCCCGCGACCTGGCCGGAACCGTCGTCCTGGTGGGGGTGCCGACCCCGCAGATGAAACTGGAGCTGCCGCTGCTGGACGTCTTCGGACGCGGCGGAGCGCTCAAGTCGTCCTGGTACGGGGACTGCCTCCCGAGCCGTGACTTCCCGATGCTGATCGACCTCCATCTGCAGGGGCGCCTGGATCTGGAGGCGTTTGTGACCGAGACCATCGCGCTGGACGATGTCGAGAAGGCCTTCGAGCGGATGCACCACGGCGACGTGCTGCGCTCGGTGGTGGTCCTGTGA
- a CDS encoding MBL fold metallo-hydrolase: MSARIERLVTSGTFSLDGGTWDVDNNVWLVGDDSEAIVIDAAHDADAIVAELGGRALRAIVCTHAHNDHIDAAPALADRTGAPILLHPDDLPLWKQTHPERLPDGELAHGQIITVAGVDLTVLHTPGHAPGAVCLYAPALNALFSGDTLFAGGPGATGRSYSHFGTIIESIRDRLLALPDDTVVHTGHGDTTTISAEAPHLQEWIDRGF; the protein is encoded by the coding sequence ATGTCCGCGCGCATCGAACGACTGGTCACGTCCGGAACGTTCTCCCTCGACGGCGGCACCTGGGACGTGGACAACAACGTGTGGCTGGTCGGCGACGACAGCGAGGCGATCGTCATCGACGCCGCGCACGACGCCGACGCCATCGTGGCCGAGCTCGGGGGCCGGGCGCTTCGCGCGATCGTCTGCACGCACGCCCACAACGACCACATCGACGCCGCCCCGGCGCTCGCCGACCGGACCGGCGCTCCGATCCTGCTGCACCCGGACGACCTGCCGCTGTGGAAGCAGACCCACCCCGAGCGGCTGCCCGACGGTGAACTGGCCCACGGCCAGATCATCACGGTTGCGGGTGTCGATCTGACGGTGCTGCACACTCCCGGCCACGCCCCCGGAGCGGTCTGCCTGTACGCGCCCGCTCTGAACGCCCTTTTCAGCGGTGACACGCTCTTCGCGGGCGGGCCGGGGGCGACGGGACGGTCGTACAGCCACTTCGGCACCATCATCGAGTCGATCCGGGACCGGCTGCTGGCACTGCCGGACGACACCGTCGTGCACACCGGCCACGGGGATACGACCACCATCTCCGCCGAGGCCCCGCATCTGCAGGAGTGGATCGACCGCGGGTTCTGA
- a CDS encoding tyrosine-type recombinase/integrase yields the protein MAQEAAEQADRKRERTAVWGKRKRYRVKGIPGVQDRFFDTSEDAKQWLATAKTDSKRGEFVDPRDGEISLAEYIEEHWWPSRTDEPSTAAPMRSRIWNHIIPLLGEVALRDVDASALRTCKPELLSRVEESTAEVIWIHLTTIFNAAVDDKRLLKNPCKVHRTVKPPKRTQKKAKAWQRGTVDSVRAVLQERYRFAVDLGLGLGLRQGEAFGLDVDDFDLEAEVVHVRRQLRWDSKGRPYFCLPKGGKTRDVPLSLTLALRAREHFRRFPSVECTLPWRNPETPTTALEARQRKPIAVRLVLSSSQGKRINYRTWNERSWKPALVAAGVLKAVGEKVQHYGGRTRRNPIFELSREDMFHVLRHTYASVQLEAGESIVSLSEWLGHSSPKITLDHYAYFMPGAGKHGLAAMDAWLTQDQQRKVSEKSLATPWITSLTVNPQIIGLIKSAERVKVKYKETSRGGLAVNVIEC from the coding sequence GTGGCTCAAGAAGCGGCCGAGCAAGCAGACCGGAAGCGTGAGCGCACCGCGGTCTGGGGGAAGCGCAAGCGGTACCGAGTCAAGGGAATCCCTGGGGTCCAGGATCGCTTCTTCGACACGAGCGAGGACGCCAAGCAGTGGCTTGCCACGGCGAAGACCGACTCCAAGCGTGGCGAGTTCGTTGACCCGCGCGACGGCGAGATCTCGCTCGCCGAGTACATCGAAGAACATTGGTGGCCGAGTCGGACTGACGAGCCTTCGACCGCAGCACCGATGCGCAGCCGAATTTGGAACCACATTATTCCGCTCTTGGGAGAGGTCGCGCTGCGGGACGTCGACGCGTCGGCACTGCGTACATGCAAACCCGAGTTGCTGTCCCGGGTGGAGGAGTCGACGGCCGAGGTGATCTGGATTCATCTCACGACAATCTTCAACGCTGCTGTGGACGACAAGCGCCTACTCAAGAACCCGTGCAAGGTCCACCGCACGGTCAAGCCTCCGAAGCGGACGCAGAAGAAGGCGAAGGCGTGGCAGCGCGGGACCGTGGATTCGGTCCGGGCTGTGTTGCAGGAGCGCTATCGATTCGCCGTGGACCTCGGTCTTGGACTCGGCCTGCGCCAAGGGGAAGCGTTCGGCCTCGACGTGGACGACTTCGACCTTGAAGCCGAGGTCGTCCATGTGCGGCGGCAACTGCGGTGGGACTCGAAGGGGCGGCCGTACTTCTGCTTGCCCAAGGGAGGCAAGACCCGCGATGTGCCTCTCTCCCTCACCCTCGCGCTCCGCGCCCGTGAGCATTTCCGGCGCTTCCCGTCGGTGGAGTGCACGCTGCCGTGGCGCAACCCCGAGACACCGACGACCGCACTCGAAGCTCGGCAGCGAAAGCCGATCGCGGTCCGGCTCGTGCTGAGCAGCTCGCAGGGCAAGCGGATCAATTATCGGACATGGAACGAGCGGAGTTGGAAGCCGGCGCTGGTAGCTGCCGGCGTCCTCAAGGCGGTGGGCGAGAAGGTCCAGCACTACGGCGGCCGCACCCGCAGGAACCCCATCTTTGAGCTGTCGCGTGAGGACATGTTCCACGTCCTCCGGCACACGTATGCGAGCGTGCAGCTGGAGGCCGGCGAGTCCATCGTGAGCCTCTCGGAGTGGCTTGGCCACTCCTCACCGAAGATCACTCTCGACCACTACGCTTACTTCATGCCCGGGGCAGGCAAGCACGGGCTCGCGGCCATGGACGCCTGGCTTACGCAAGATCAACAGCGGAAAGTCTCTGAGAAGTCCCTGGCGACCCCCTGGATCACGTCGCTGACCGTAAACCCACAGATCATAGGCCTGATCAAGTCAGCCGAACGCGTGAAGGTGAAGTACAAGGAGACCTCCCGCGGAGGCCTCGCGGTCAACGTCATCGAGTGCTGA